Proteins encoded in a region of the Pseudothermotoga elfii DSM 9442 = NBRC 107921 genome:
- the hydE gene encoding [FeFe] hydrogenase H-cluster radical SAM maturase HydE → MFEGVLKKILNHPEKVDLEEIAFLLSDSRVDEKLFALADEVRQKYMGKDVYLRGIIEFSNYCRNDCLYCGIRASNRNVKRYRMKADEIIHRARVIYQMGVKTIVLQSGEDLFYDEESIAYVIKEIKKMKVAVTLSIGERTYEEYRYWKESGADRYLMRHETADEQIYEKMHPGDSLQNRIEHLRKLKQLGYEIGAGSMVGLPGQNDYSLAKDVLFVYELDADMVGIGPFIPHPNTPLSNFKGGDLQKTLKLIALTRLFLPDSNIPATTALGTIHPSGRQLALKCGANVIMPNFTPSPYRAQYVLYPGKICIFEKDTACGECTKQLIKSAGYFVSNSLGYRKKIATE, encoded by the coding sequence GTGTTCGAAGGTGTTTTGAAGAAAATCCTGAACCATCCGGAAAAAGTTGATCTCGAAGAAATAGCATTTTTACTTTCAGATTCAAGAGTAGATGAAAAACTGTTTGCGCTTGCAGATGAAGTCAGGCAAAAATATATGGGAAAAGACGTGTATCTCAGAGGAATAATCGAATTTTCGAATTATTGTAGAAATGATTGCCTTTATTGTGGTATAAGAGCTTCAAATAGAAATGTGAAAAGGTACAGAATGAAAGCAGATGAGATAATTCATCGAGCAAGGGTAATTTATCAGATGGGGGTAAAAACAATCGTACTACAATCAGGGGAAGATCTTTTTTACGATGAAGAATCCATAGCGTATGTTATAAAAGAAATCAAGAAAATGAAAGTAGCTGTTACTTTGAGCATTGGAGAAAGGACGTATGAAGAGTACAGATATTGGAAAGAATCTGGAGCAGATAGATATCTCATGCGTCATGAAACTGCTGATGAACAGATCTATGAGAAGATGCACCCAGGTGATTCCCTTCAAAACAGAATAGAGCATTTGAGAAAACTCAAGCAGCTCGGGTATGAAATTGGGGCTGGTTCAATGGTTGGTTTGCCTGGTCAGAATGACTACTCGCTTGCGAAAGATGTTTTATTTGTTTATGAGCTTGATGCAGATATGGTGGGAATAGGACCTTTCATACCACACCCCAATACCCCATTGAGCAATTTTAAAGGGGGCGACCTCCAAAAAACTTTGAAATTAATAGCTTTAACGAGGCTTTTCTTACCGGACTCTAATATACCGGCAACAACTGCCCTGGGTACCATTCATCCATCTGGAAGACAGCTCGCACTTAAATGTGGTGCAAATGTAATCATGCCAAACTTTACTCCTTCTCCATACAGAGCTCAATATGTTCTTTACCCGGGAAAAATATGTATTTTTGAAAAAGACACAGCTTGCGGAGAGTGTACAAAACAGTTAATCAAGTCTGCAGGGTATTTCGTGAGTAACAGTCTTGGCTACAGGAAAAAGATTGCAACAGAATAA
- the hydG gene encoding [FeFe] hydrogenase H-cluster radical SAM maturase HydG, translating to MYTFVKKILDSESFIPHEEINRLLSLTKNPDKKYIEEILEKSLNKERLDLSETAALLNAENPELVEMIFTAAKSLKEKIYGNRIVLFAPLYIGNECINNCSYCGFRSENKQVIRKTLTDEELTNELFALTSKGHKRLIVVFGEHPVYSPEYIAKTIEKIYSYRNGNGEIRRVNVNAAPQTVEGYKTIRNAGIGTFQIFQETYHLPTYKKYHKAGPKSSYTYRLFGLDRAMIAGIDDVGIGALFGLYDWKFEVMGLMCHTRHLEERFGVGPHTISFPRIEPAVGTPLTEKPPYAVSDYDFKRLVAIIRLSVPYTGLILTAREKVQLRDEVIKLGVSQIDAGSSIGVGSYAQKDQEIVRKSQFILGDTRTLDEVIKELAMEGYIPSFCTACYRAGRTGQHFMEFAIPGFVKEFCTPNALLTFKEYLIDYATNETKLIGEKLIEKELLKIPDSRRETVRKMLVNIEKGERDVRL from the coding sequence ATGTATACATTTGTTAAAAAGATACTCGATAGCGAATCATTTATCCCGCATGAAGAAATAAACAGGTTGTTATCTCTGACGAAAAATCCTGATAAAAAATACATAGAAGAAATACTTGAAAAATCTTTGAACAAAGAAAGATTAGATCTTTCAGAGACGGCAGCGCTTTTGAATGCTGAAAATCCCGAGCTTGTTGAAATGATATTTACCGCAGCAAAATCTTTGAAAGAAAAAATATATGGCAACAGAATTGTTTTGTTTGCACCGCTTTATATTGGAAATGAATGTATAAACAACTGCTCATATTGTGGTTTTCGAAGCGAGAATAAACAAGTTATCAGAAAAACTCTTACAGATGAAGAACTCACAAATGAGCTGTTTGCGCTGACTTCAAAAGGGCACAAAAGACTGATAGTAGTTTTTGGTGAGCATCCTGTGTATTCACCCGAGTACATTGCAAAAACTATAGAAAAAATTTATTCTTACAGAAACGGTAATGGTGAAATAAGAAGGGTAAATGTGAATGCTGCTCCACAAACAGTGGAAGGATACAAAACGATAAGAAATGCTGGTATAGGTACGTTTCAAATTTTTCAGGAAACCTATCATCTCCCAACGTATAAGAAATACCACAAAGCCGGCCCAAAATCATCTTATACTTACAGATTATTCGGCCTTGATAGAGCCATGATAGCCGGAATAGATGATGTTGGAATAGGTGCGTTGTTTGGTTTGTATGATTGGAAATTTGAAGTGATGGGATTAATGTGTCATACAAGACATCTTGAAGAAAGATTTGGCGTTGGACCACATACAATATCTTTTCCAAGAATAGAACCTGCTGTTGGAACTCCTTTAACAGAGAAGCCCCCGTATGCTGTCAGCGATTATGATTTCAAAAGGCTTGTTGCGATCATAAGGCTTTCTGTGCCATATACAGGTTTGATATTAACAGCAAGGGAAAAAGTGCAACTCAGAGATGAGGTGATAAAACTTGGCGTTTCTCAGATAGATGCAGGCTCCAGTATAGGCGTTGGGTCATATGCTCAGAAAGATCAGGAGATTGTCAGGAAAAGTCAATTTATACTCGGAGATACAAGAACCCTGGATGAAGTAATAAAAGAACTTGCTATGGAAGGTTATATTCCTTCTTTCTGCACAGCTTGCTATAGAGCAGGAAGAACTGGCCAGCATTTTATGGAATTTGCTATACCCGGTTTTGTGAAAGAATTTTGCACACCGAACGCTCTTTTAACTTTCAAAGAATATCTGATCGATTATGCCACAAATGAAACGAAACTTATAGGCGAGAAACTTATCGAAAAAGAGCTTCTGAAAATACCAGATTCGAGACGTGAAACTGTTAGAAAAATGCTTGTGAATATCGAGAAAGGCGAACGTGATGTCAGGCTGTAA
- a CDS encoding TM1266 family iron-only hydrogenase system putative regulator, with the protein MERFYIVNIIVEDRQNAYRQVNEFLHNFAEVIRLRVGYPVPDENIAIILLVVKASNDLIGSMSGKLGQIKGVKVKTMPIK; encoded by the coding sequence TTGGAAAGATTCTACATAGTCAATATCATCGTTGAAGACAGACAAAATGCCTACAGGCAGGTCAACGAATTCCTTCACAATTTTGCCGAAGTAATAAGGTTAAGAGTAGGTTATCCTGTACCAGATGAAAACATAGCTATTATTTTGCTTGTGGTGAAAGCAAGCAATGATCTGATTGGTAGTATGAGCGGAAAACTTGGACAAATAAAAGGAGTGAAGGTAAAAACAATGCCTATTAAATGA
- a CDS encoding sulfide-dependent adenosine diphosphate thiazole synthase, whose amino-acid sequence MKDTMISTLIVNRYFKKLRSFLELDVAIVGAGPSGLTAAYELAKKGFKVAIFEEKNTPGGGIWGGGMMFNEIVLEKELEDFLNELEITYVIQENHVLVDSVHFASALLYRTTMVGATVFNNISVEDVAMQDGKVCGVVINWGPTMRLGLHVDPITVKASFVIDGTGHPANVASLLAKRGLIEMKMELPMNADEAEQFVVENTGEIFPGLMASGMAACAVHGGPRMGPIFGGMILSGKKIAQIIEEKLR is encoded by the coding sequence GTGAAAGATACGATGATCTCTACGTTAATAGTTAACAGGTATTTCAAGAAATTAAGGAGTTTTCTGGAACTTGATGTAGCGATAGTTGGAGCAGGCCCAAGTGGTTTAACAGCAGCTTACGAACTGGCGAAAAAAGGCTTTAAAGTAGCAATATTTGAGGAGAAAAATACGCCCGGGGGAGGTATTTGGGGAGGAGGAATGATGTTTAATGAGATTGTTCTGGAAAAAGAACTGGAAGATTTTCTGAATGAATTAGAAATAACTTACGTGATTCAAGAAAATCATGTACTGGTTGATTCTGTACATTTTGCCTCAGCCCTTCTCTATAGAACTACTATGGTTGGTGCGACTGTTTTCAATAATATTTCTGTTGAAGATGTGGCTATGCAAGATGGAAAAGTATGTGGTGTAGTTATAAATTGGGGGCCTACCATGAGATTGGGATTGCATGTCGATCCTATAACTGTGAAAGCCTCTTTCGTTATAGATGGAACAGGGCATCCAGCAAATGTGGCATCACTCCTGGCAAAAAGGGGGCTTATCGAAATGAAAATGGAGTTACCTATGAATGCTGATGAAGCTGAACAATTCGTCGTAGAAAATACAGGTGAGATATTTCCGGGATTGATGGCCTCAGGGATGGCAGCATGTGCTGTACATGGTGGTCCTCGAATGGGACCCATATTTGGTGGCATGATCCTTTCCGGCAAAAAAATAGCTCAGATCATAGAAGAAAAATTGAGGTGA
- the thiC gene encoding phosphomethylpyrimidine synthase ThiC: protein MTQMEIAQKGTSSEEMKRVAEYEDVDVEVIQQRLAYGKAVLPKNKLHKIEKPMIVGEGFTVKVNANIGTSQAFFSLEEEKEKARVAIEYGADSLMVLSTWGDLKEIRKAIIDLSAVPVGSVPIYDSAMKSYQLKKNVVDFSEKDFLNMVISHAEDGIDFMTIHAGITKKVLEHVKNSGRILKVVSRGGAIIAGWMIKNNKENPFYEYFDELLDIAKDYDITLSLGDGMRPGTVLDASDVQQFEELFVMRELVEKAREKGVQVMLEGPGHIPLNEVELNVKLMKKIGEDAPIFLLGPLPTDRAMGYDHIACAIGGALAGYYGADFLCYVTPSEHISLPTIEDVREGVIASKIAAAIADLARGNRKAWWLEKQMALSRKNFNWEEMFKLSLGKDLARKKYKERPYLHEGCSMCGPFCAIKIVEEFF from the coding sequence ATGACTCAAATGGAAATAGCTCAAAAAGGAACATCATCAGAGGAGATGAAAAGAGTCGCTGAATACGAAGATGTAGATGTAGAAGTAATCCAACAAAGATTGGCATATGGAAAAGCTGTCCTTCCAAAGAACAAGCTTCACAAAATAGAAAAACCCATGATAGTCGGAGAAGGGTTCACCGTGAAAGTGAATGCGAACATAGGAACATCACAGGCCTTTTTCTCACTGGAAGAAGAGAAAGAAAAAGCCAGAGTGGCGATTGAATATGGTGCAGATTCTCTGATGGTACTTTCTACCTGGGGCGATCTTAAAGAAATCAGAAAGGCTATTATAGATCTCTCAGCCGTTCCTGTGGGGTCCGTTCCTATCTACGACTCTGCTATGAAAAGTTACCAGTTGAAGAAAAATGTGGTGGATTTCTCTGAAAAAGATTTTCTCAATATGGTTATTTCCCATGCGGAGGATGGGATCGACTTCATGACAATACACGCTGGGATAACAAAGAAAGTTCTGGAACACGTGAAAAATTCAGGACGCATTTTGAAGGTAGTGAGCAGAGGAGGAGCAATCATAGCTGGCTGGATGATTAAAAACAACAAAGAAAACCCATTTTACGAGTATTTCGATGAACTTTTGGATATTGCTAAGGATTACGACATTACACTGAGCCTGGGAGATGGCATGAGACCCGGGACTGTGTTAGATGCGAGTGATGTACAGCAATTCGAGGAGCTTTTTGTAATGAGGGAACTTGTTGAAAAAGCAAGAGAAAAAGGTGTTCAGGTGATGTTAGAAGGCCCTGGTCATATACCTTTAAATGAAGTGGAATTGAATGTGAAACTCATGAAAAAAATAGGAGAAGATGCTCCGATTTTTCTTCTTGGACCACTCCCAACAGATAGAGCTATGGGATATGACCATATTGCCTGTGCTATTGGTGGGGCTCTGGCAGGTTACTATGGAGCAGATTTTCTTTGCTATGTAACTCCTTCAGAACATATATCTCTTCCAACAATTGAGGATGTGAGAGAAGGCGTGATAGCATCCAAAATAGCCGCTGCCATTGCGGATTTAGCACGTGGAAACAGAAAGGCATGGTGGTTAGAGAAACAAATGGCATTGTCAAGAAAAAATTTCAACTGGGAAGAAATGTTTAAATTGTCACTTGGAAAAGATTTGGCGAGGAAGAAATATAAAGAAAGGCCTTATTTACATGAAGGTTGCTCTATGTGTGGCCCTTTCTGTGCAATAAAAATCGTGGAGGAGTTTTTTTGA
- a CDS encoding sugar phosphate isomerase/epimerase family protein: MRKGVSTSIIRSNPHLLTTLPDADLYELGFFKQEDLGTILSFFKNKKFGVHAPFIYRYVYHPAPTSLNIKERSDTFSINRKCAELSKKIGAEYMVVHFPNAFQKESWLPIYREVESEFCNLSTLIPIRIENIYGNDHFHEAKDYKFFLENTNSTMCVDIGHLLIDSELYGFSPVNFVELLSDKISEFHIYYADLETYKMCHHAPWGNSKRFREILNFIKDMNVDFVIEPTTECKNGLERLLKYWREL; the protein is encoded by the coding sequence TTGAGAAAAGGCGTTTCCACAAGCATCATAAGAAGTAATCCGCACCTTTTGACAACTCTGCCAGATGCTGATTTATATGAACTTGGATTTTTCAAGCAGGAAGATTTAGGAACAATACTCTCTTTTTTTAAGAATAAAAAATTTGGTGTTCACGCACCGTTTATTTATAGATATGTTTACCATCCTGCTCCAACTTCTTTAAATATAAAAGAGAGATCAGATACTTTTTCCATAAACAGAAAATGTGCCGAGCTTTCGAAAAAAATTGGAGCAGAATATATGGTGGTACACTTTCCAAACGCTTTTCAAAAAGAGAGCTGGCTACCCATATACAGGGAGGTAGAAAGCGAATTCTGTAATCTCTCAACTTTGATTCCTATTCGCATTGAAAACATTTATGGAAATGATCATTTTCATGAAGCAAAGGATTACAAATTTTTTCTGGAAAATACGAATAGCACGATGTGTGTGGATATAGGGCACCTTCTTATAGATTCAGAATTGTACGGTTTTTCTCCGGTGAATTTTGTAGAACTTCTTTCAGATAAAATCAGCGAGTTTCACATCTATTATGCAGATCTCGAAACTTACAAAATGTGCCACCATGCTCCCTGGGGAAATTCAAAGAGGTTTCGTGAAATATTAAATTTTATAAAAGATATGAACGTAGATTTTGTAATAGAGCCAACCACAGAGTGCAAAAATGGGCTTGAAAGACTTTTAAAATACTGGAGGGAATTGTAA
- a CDS encoding thiamine-phosphate synthase family protein, whose protein sequence is MLIISGLDPSAGAGLLQDIKISSVMGIRAYGIVSAFTTQNEQRVFAVNFRKWEDIRKELEVLPAPRVIKVGLALPEVVKNLRELFPGSMIIWNVILESSSGFKFLDSEEVKKFVNYADYVVLNNEESEKIGKKEHFIITGGHENNSQIKVIYKDKTFETSRVRGEFHGTGCAFSTAVAGFLDLGYPIEESIRSSMKLVRKILEKSHEIVETEKVAREWHRYDVLSTLDEILPFYLEIGHLTVPEVGQNVSFALPWAKDEFEVGKFPGRLRLKSGTAVSVSAASFNDKSHTSRMTVTMMKFFPHIRCTVNVRFKKEYIDRAKKKGLKIYHHDRSKEPEEIQKNEGKSMVWMIEQAISKLKSPPDIIYDEGWWGKEAMIRVFGRDPEETLEKIKLMLEE, encoded by the coding sequence ATGTTAATTATCTCAGGTTTAGATCCATCTGCAGGCGCAGGGCTTCTCCAAGACATAAAAATCTCATCTGTAATGGGAATCAGAGCATATGGGATAGTTTCAGCTTTTACAACTCAAAATGAGCAAAGAGTTTTTGCGGTTAATTTTAGAAAATGGGAAGATATTAGGAAAGAGTTAGAAGTTCTTCCTGCCCCAAGAGTAATCAAAGTTGGACTTGCATTACCTGAAGTTGTGAAAAATCTTCGTGAATTGTTTCCAGGCTCTATGATCATCTGGAATGTGATTCTTGAATCTTCGTCAGGATTCAAGTTTTTGGATTCCGAAGAAGTGAAAAAATTTGTCAATTACGCAGATTACGTTGTGTTAAACAATGAAGAGTCCGAAAAAATAGGAAAGAAAGAGCATTTCATAATCACTGGTGGTCATGAAAATAATAGCCAGATTAAAGTTATTTACAAAGATAAAACTTTCGAAACAAGCAGGGTGCGTGGAGAATTTCATGGAACAGGATGTGCTTTTTCTACGGCAGTAGCCGGTTTTCTCGATTTGGGGTATCCTATTGAGGAATCTATCAGATCATCAATGAAGCTTGTTAGAAAGATTCTCGAAAAATCTCATGAAATTGTCGAAACAGAGAAAGTTGCCAGAGAATGGCATAGATATGATGTATTGAGTACATTGGACGAAATATTACCGTTTTACCTTGAAATAGGACATCTAACTGTGCCGGAGGTTGGTCAAAACGTATCTTTTGCTTTACCATGGGCAAAAGATGAGTTTGAAGTGGGAAAGTTTCCCGGAAGACTTCGTCTGAAAAGTGGAACAGCAGTAAGCGTGTCTGCGGCATCTTTCAATGATAAATCACACACATCACGTATGACAGTAACGATGATGAAATTTTTCCCTCATATAAGGTGTACTGTGAACGTGAGATTCAAAAAAGAATACATAGACAGGGCAAAGAAAAAAGGATTGAAAATTTATCACCACGATAGATCAAAAGAACCAGAAGAAATACAAAAAAATGAAGGTAAGTCAATGGTATGGATGATAGAACAGGCAATTTCAAAGCTGAAATCTCCTCCAGACATAATATACGATGAAGGATGGTGGGGAAAGGAAGCAATGATAAGGGTATTTGGAAGAGATCCGGAAGAAACACTCGAAAAAATAAAGCTCATGTTGGAGGAATGA
- a CDS encoding protein-L-isoaspartate O-methyltransferase: protein MCEFFWREKLTHDIRIAGIDDENILSGFLKVPRERFSQIEYPPQVVYSDQVIVTMKDQDEYSTSSQPSLMAYFMKIAHLCRGMKVLEIGSGTGYNACVMAQIVKENGLIVAVEYNQKFLLHAEKTARELGINNVIFVNDDGASGCEKYAPYDAIIVTVAADNIPYTWIKQLKPGGRIVLPIDIYVIDSQPAFVLEKIEDGIKGDYLFETRFLKARGLLGNLNQRNLEKLLSFEKLSYPQQNTVIYTNIQFLKLLHLSFWSLCMRSRDICHIEENGYAVWNSWNGKWDIFGIIQKLFRLFDEWKSTNQSSLREIQIIYDLNMNFLRLKKRGN from the coding sequence ATGTGTGAATTTTTCTGGAGGGAAAAACTTACACATGATATTCGAATAGCTGGTATAGACGATGAAAATATCCTCAGCGGCTTTTTAAAAGTTCCAAGAGAAAGATTTTCTCAGATTGAATATCCTCCGCAAGTTGTTTATTCGGACCAGGTAATCGTTACAATGAAAGATCAGGATGAATATTCTACATCGAGTCAACCTTCTTTGATGGCATATTTTATGAAAATTGCACATCTTTGCCGTGGTATGAAGGTACTCGAAATAGGTTCTGGAACAGGCTATAACGCCTGTGTTATGGCTCAAATCGTTAAGGAAAATGGGCTGATAGTGGCTGTAGAATACAATCAAAAATTTCTGCTTCATGCAGAGAAAACCGCCAGAGAGCTGGGAATAAACAATGTTATTTTCGTTAATGATGATGGGGCATCCGGTTGCGAAAAATACGCACCCTATGACGCAATTATTGTCACCGTAGCTGCGGATAATATTCCATATACCTGGATCAAACAGCTAAAACCCGGTGGTAGAATTGTATTGCCAATAGACATATATGTCATTGATTCGCAGCCCGCATTCGTCCTGGAGAAAATTGAAGATGGCATCAAAGGAGATTATTTGTTTGAAACAAGATTTTTGAAAGCCAGAGGTTTATTAGGAAATTTGAATCAAAGAAATCTTGAGAAATTGCTTTCTTTCGAAAAATTATCATATCCACAACAGAATACAGTTATTTATACCAACATCCAGTTTTTGAAACTTTTACACTTATCTTTCTGGTCTTTATGCATGAGATCAAGAGACATTTGCCATATAGAGGAAAATGGATATGCTGTCTGGAATTCATGGAATGGAAAGTGGGATATATTTGGAATTATTCAAAAATTGTTCAGGTTGTTCGACGAATGGAAATCTACCAACCAAAGTTCATTAAGGGAAATACAAATTATCTACGATCTAAACATGAATTTTTTAAGATTGAAAAAGAGGGGGAATTGA